One region of Termitidicoccus mucosus genomic DNA includes:
- a CDS encoding division plane positioning ATPase MipZ: MNPTKRIILFPQDKGGIGKSFVAALLYDYLGDEGARVKAFDLDHANSTFNRLVPEAEFIDTDVDVDKLGVLDRMVHALDDADTVLVDNRATGGGKVLAYLDEARLPQLQGELDLALVFVLIGTDDKDANSQIAELLDAYGECVRWLVARNLRDSDTLPLFTQSNSRRRLQELGAVEIDVPCLFEVTRNRLQQANLTVGRGRASEQLHLLDRSRCVRFHERMAAEFTKARALLIG; encoded by the coding sequence ATGAATCCGACGAAACGCATCATTCTCTTCCCTCAAGACAAAGGCGGCATCGGCAAGAGCTTTGTCGCCGCGCTGCTCTACGATTACTTGGGCGACGAAGGCGCCCGAGTGAAGGCATTCGATTTGGACCATGCCAATTCGACCTTCAACCGGCTCGTACCGGAGGCCGAGTTCATCGATACCGATGTGGACGTGGACAAGCTCGGAGTCCTCGACCGCATGGTCCACGCCTTGGACGACGCTGACACGGTACTCGTCGATAACCGTGCTACCGGCGGCGGCAAGGTGCTCGCTTATCTCGACGAGGCTCGGCTTCCGCAACTCCAAGGCGAACTGGATCTCGCCCTCGTGTTCGTCCTCATCGGCACCGACGATAAAGATGCGAATTCGCAGATCGCGGAATTACTCGACGCCTATGGCGAATGCGTGCGCTGGCTGGTCGCGCGCAACCTGCGCGACAGCGACACGCTCCCCCTGTTTACACAGAGTAATTCGCGCCGGCGTCTGCAAGAACTGGGAGCCGTCGAGATCGATGTCCCTTGTCTGTTCGAGGTCACACGCAACCGGCTCCAGCAGGCCAATCTCACCGTCGGACGCGGTCGCGCCAGCGAACAGCTTCATCTCCTCGACCGATCCCGTTGCGTCCGCTTCCACGAACGCATGGCGGCTGAGTTTACGAAAGCCCGAGCGCTGCTCATCGGATGA